One stretch of Weissella koreensis KACC 15510 DNA includes these proteins:
- a CDS encoding ABC transporter ATP-binding protein yields MTTAIIELTDVSKKYGTQVVLDDVSFAVNPGEIVGLIGPSGAGKSTIIKIALGMEVVDAGNATVFNKKMPERQILGELGYMAQSDALYEQLSGRENLEFFAEMRGVKNIDSEIERVAEIVDLTPHLDKYASGYSGGMKRRLSLAIAFLGNPKLLILDEPTVGIDPSLRRQIWHELQTMRNNGHTILVTTHVMDEAELVDRVALLLGGKLIANDSPSKLEDAYHVDTIEEVFLMAEEEK; encoded by the coding sequence ATGACTACAGCAATTATTGAACTAACCGATGTCAGTAAAAAATATGGGACTCAAGTTGTTTTGGATGATGTTTCTTTTGCGGTGAATCCAGGAGAAATCGTAGGGCTAATTGGTCCTTCTGGAGCTGGTAAATCAACTATCATCAAAATTGCCTTAGGTATGGAAGTAGTTGATGCTGGTAATGCAACGGTTTTTAATAAGAAAATGCCGGAACGTCAAATTTTAGGTGAGCTTGGATATATGGCTCAATCTGATGCTCTATATGAACAGTTAAGCGGTCGTGAGAATTTGGAGTTTTTTGCTGAAATGCGTGGTGTTAAAAATATTGATTCTGAAATTGAGCGAGTTGCTGAAATTGTTGATTTGACACCTCATTTGGATAAGTATGCTTCAGGTTATTCAGGAGGTATGAAGCGTCGGCTGTCATTAGCAATTGCCTTTTTAGGTAATCCTAAACTATTAATACTAGATGAGCCAACTGTTGGAATTGATCCATCATTACGACGACAAATTTGGCATGAATTACAAACGATGCGTAATAATGGGCATACCATACTCGTGACAACTCACGTGATGGATGAAGCAGAATTAGTCGATCGGGTTGCCTTATTACTTGGTGGTAAGCTGATTGCTAATGACAGTCCATCAAAATTGGAAGATGCATATCATGTTGATACGATTGAAGAAGTATTTTTGATGGCAGAGGAGGAAAAATAA
- a CDS encoding TetR/AcrR family transcriptional regulator, translating to MTDRIIDDFNDLIATIEMPTGKRKVIISAVKLFSDQGFNGTSTAQISELSGMSEATIFKYFKTKRGLLEAIINPLMDDLIPSYGQEFIQKRVPQNQDFEQTIQFIVNDRLTFIYDNRLILQILMSEALVNDDLLNRLRQKFTPIIKQLSSALESLIPNSEISIVDLFRLLVGQIFFEFMRITKFGNVKNYDIQIVADKITKSIVAMV from the coding sequence ATGACTGATAGAATAATTGATGATTTTAATGATCTCATTGCCACAATTGAAATGCCAACGGGGAAACGCAAAGTGATTATTTCAGCCGTCAAACTTTTCTCTGATCAAGGCTTTAATGGGACTTCAACCGCCCAAATTTCAGAATTATCAGGGATGAGTGAAGCTACCATTTTTAAGTATTTTAAAACAAAACGTGGTTTATTAGAAGCTATTATCAATCCATTAATGGACGATTTAATCCCTAGTTATGGACAAGAATTCATTCAAAAACGAGTTCCTCAAAATCAAGATTTTGAACAAACTATTCAATTTATTGTTAATGATCGTTTAACTTTCATTTATGATAATCGTCTTATTTTACAAATTTTGATGAGTGAAGCCTTAGTTAATGATGATTTACTCAATCGGTTGAGACAAAAATTTACTCCTATAATTAAGCAGTTAAGTTCTGCTTTGGAAAGCTTAATTCCTAATTCGGAAATTTCAATCGTTGATTTGTTTCGCCTTTTAGTTGGACAAATATTCTTTGAGTTTATGCGAATTACTAAATTTGGTAATGTAAAAAATTATGATATTCAGATAGTTGCGGATAAGATCACTAAAAGTATTGTGGCAATGGTTTAA
- a CDS encoding MFS transporter, producing the protein MKTKEWHVFAAIVAAGIMCFSGVLIETSMNVTFPTLMQEFNVNANGVQWVTTGYLLAIAVVVPLSAYFIRNYSAYRLFIISNLMFLVGVLTDGFAPTLPILLLGRVFQGIGTGIALPLMFHIILTKSPLEKRGSMMGIGTMTTALAPAIGPTYGGVVMAALGWRAIFWFLLPLIIISFILGLRSIPTEKVMRNEKFNFMAFIMLSIGLASLLLAIEQLSVKWFLLSLIALGIFYYFNSKTTLLNLRVFKHHVFNRLLVGVLVYQAMFLALSFILPSFIQIGLHQSSTVAGLFMFPGALIGAVLGPISGRILDQIGPVKPISIGLIISTLAMIGMALTFKYEIIWFLLGFHIMTQFGSGLAVNNLMTATLSQLDQNLSADGNSVLNTLQQFTGAAATALAARLFASGQQQDLQHGAMLGSRTGVWVLFGLFILTLILFSISIPSLKKQWPNN; encoded by the coding sequence ATGAAAACAAAAGAATGGCACGTTTTTGCCGCAATTGTCGCCGCCGGAATTATGTGTTTTAGTGGGGTTTTAATTGAGACTTCAATGAACGTAACCTTTCCAACTTTAATGCAAGAATTTAATGTGAATGCAAATGGAGTCCAATGGGTAACTACGGGATATCTATTAGCCATTGCGGTGGTAGTTCCACTATCAGCATACTTTATTCGCAATTATTCAGCTTATCGCTTATTTATCATTTCTAATTTAATGTTTTTAGTAGGGGTTTTAACGGATGGATTTGCACCAACCTTGCCTATATTATTATTAGGACGTGTTTTTCAAGGAATTGGAACTGGAATTGCTTTACCGTTGATGTTTCATATCATTTTGACTAAATCGCCTTTAGAAAAGCGTGGTTCTATGATGGGGATTGGAACGATGACAACCGCTTTAGCACCTGCTATTGGGCCTACTTATGGTGGAGTAGTGATGGCTGCTTTGGGTTGGCGAGCTATTTTTTGGTTTTTGTTACCATTAATTATTATCTCGTTTATTTTAGGCCTACGATCAATTCCAACTGAAAAGGTAATGCGTAATGAAAAGTTCAATTTTATGGCTTTTATTATGTTATCGATTGGATTAGCTAGTCTTCTATTAGCTATTGAGCAATTATCAGTTAAATGGTTCTTGTTAAGCTTAATTGCATTAGGAATCTTTTATTACTTTAATAGTAAGACGACATTACTTAATTTACGAGTATTTAAACATCATGTCTTTAATCGATTATTAGTTGGTGTTTTAGTTTACCAAGCTATGTTCTTGGCTCTTTCATTCATTTTGCCAAGTTTCATTCAAATTGGGTTACACCAGTCTTCAACTGTTGCTGGATTATTTATGTTCCCGGGTGCCTTAATTGGAGCTGTCTTAGGACCAATCTCTGGTCGTATTTTAGATCAAATTGGACCAGTTAAGCCGATTTCAATTGGGTTAATAATTTCAACCCTAGCAATGATTGGGATGGCATTAACTTTCAAATATGAAATTATTTGGTTCTTATTGGGATTCCACATTATGACTCAGTTCGGTTCTGGATTAGCGGTTAATAATTTGATGACAGCAACCTTGAGTCAATTAGATCAAAATTTATCAGCGGATGGTAATAGTGTTCTTAATACCTTGCAACAATTTACTGGGGCCGCTGCTACAGCATTAGCAGCTCGTCTATTTGCTTCAGGTCAACAACAAGATCTTCAGCATGGAGCAATGCTTGGTAGTCGTACAGGAGTTTGGGTATTATTCGGTCTGTTTATTTTAACTTTGATTTTATTTAGTATTTCAATTCCTAGTCTAAAAAAACAGTGGCCTAATAATTAA
- a CDS encoding ABC transporter permease, producing the protein MRILSIARRVLKELFRDKRTLMLMFVAPLLVLSLMKVVFNNNSDITVNLATINMEQPLKETLADTDHINLKTYSKVSNAKEDLKDQKIDGIIKYDGTDFTVTYANLDATKTTLTKSALASAQVKNQISGMATALAKLQQAAGVNPTQNEQPQIHNVYNYGNKDTSYFDKILPILMGFFVFFFVFLISGMALLRERSSGTLDRLLATPVKRSDIVFGYILSYGLLAILQTLIIVSYTIWVLNVEVIGSIWWVVVVNILLAMVALTFGILMSTFAKSEFQMMQFIPLVVVPQIFFSGLVSLDSMAGWLKVIADIMPMKYAGEALTNVVMSGAGFSQIWFDLLILLVFLVLLTIGNILGLKRYRKV; encoded by the coding sequence ATGCGGATTTTATCAATTGCTCGTCGTGTCCTGAAAGAATTATTTCGGGATAAGAGAACACTAATGTTAATGTTTGTGGCCCCTTTGTTAGTTTTGAGTCTAATGAAGGTTGTCTTTAATAACAATTCAGATATAACAGTTAATCTTGCTACTATTAATATGGAGCAGCCATTAAAAGAAACCCTTGCTGATACTGATCATATTAATTTGAAAACCTATAGTAAAGTTTCAAATGCCAAGGAAGATTTGAAAGATCAAAAAATTGACGGAATTATTAAATATGATGGAACTGATTTTACGGTGACCTATGCTAATTTAGATGCAACTAAAACGACTTTAACTAAATCAGCATTAGCTTCTGCACAAGTCAAAAATCAAATTTCTGGAATGGCAACGGCTCTTGCTAAATTACAACAAGCCGCAGGGGTTAATCCAACACAAAATGAGCAACCTCAGATTCATAATGTCTACAATTATGGTAATAAAGATACATCTTACTTTGATAAAATTTTACCAATTCTAATGGGATTTTTTGTTTTCTTCTTTGTTTTCTTGATTTCTGGAATGGCGCTCTTACGCGAACGTTCTTCTGGAACGTTAGATCGTTTACTAGCAACCCCAGTCAAGCGTTCTGATATTGTCTTTGGGTATATTTTAAGTTATGGACTTTTGGCAATTTTACAAACTTTGATTATTGTCAGTTATACTATTTGGGTTCTAAATGTTGAAGTAATTGGTTCAATTTGGTGGGTTGTTGTAGTTAACATCTTATTAGCGATGGTAGCTTTGACGTTTGGTATCTTGATGTCAACTTTTGCCAAATCTGAATTCCAGATGATGCAGTTTATCCCCTTAGTCGTTGTACCACAAATATTTTTCTCGGGATTAGTTTCATTAGATTCAATGGCGGGGTGGTTAAAAGTTATTGCCGATATCATGCCAATGAAGTATGCTGGAGAGGCCTTAACTAACGTCGTAATGAGCGGTGCTGGCTTTTCACAAATTTGGTTTGATCTATTGATCCTGTTAGTCTTCTTGGTATTACTCACGATTGGAAATATTTTAGGCTTAAAACGTTATCGTAAGGTATAA
- the pepT gene encoding peptidase T: protein MTDKQYPELLERFLRYVKIDTRSNEYSKTIPSDPKEIYFLKKLAQELIDLGASNVQTMDDGYVFAELPSNLNYDAPVIGLISHVDTADFESKKIQPKIVENYDGHSVITLNQDYQLDPEQFPNLNNYQGHTLITTDGTTLLGADDKAGVAEIMTTAQYLIQHPEVPHGKIMLAFGPDEEIGTGADHFDVKQFKADFAYTVDGGPLGEIEWETFSAAAATITIQGLNVHPGSAKNTMINALQVAMDYHAQLPSHDRPEHTAGREGFWHLIKLTGTPESAQMQYLVRDHERESFELRKQRLKAIANEMNQAFGVERIQIELKDEYYNMGEILKNNMYPVDLAADALKALDIEPKIEPIRGGTDGSKITFLGLPTPNLFAGGENMHGRYEYVSLQVMQKAVDTLLKISELNILKTEK, encoded by the coding sequence ATGACTGATAAGCAATATCCAGAATTATTAGAAAGATTTTTACGTTATGTTAAGATTGATACCCGTTCAAATGAGTATTCAAAAACAATTCCGTCTGATCCAAAAGAAATTTATTTCTTAAAAAAATTAGCTCAAGAATTAATTGATTTAGGAGCATCTAATGTTCAAACTATGGATGATGGATATGTGTTTGCTGAACTTCCTAGTAATTTAAACTATGATGCACCAGTCATTGGTTTAATCTCACATGTTGACACAGCTGATTTTGAATCTAAAAAGATTCAGCCTAAAATTGTTGAAAATTATGATGGCCATTCTGTGATTACTTTGAATCAAGATTATCAATTAGATCCGGAACAATTTCCTAATTTAAATAACTATCAAGGGCATACCCTCATTACGACAGATGGAACAACACTGTTAGGCGCTGATGATAAGGCTGGTGTGGCTGAAATTATGACTACTGCACAATATCTAATTCAACATCCAGAAGTTCCACACGGTAAAATTATGCTTGCCTTTGGACCAGATGAAGAAATTGGAACAGGCGCTGATCATTTTGATGTGAAGCAATTTAAAGCTGATTTTGCTTATACTGTTGATGGAGGACCGTTGGGTGAAATTGAGTGGGAAACTTTTTCGGCAGCTGCAGCAACTATTACGATTCAAGGGCTAAACGTTCATCCTGGTTCAGCTAAAAATACTATGATCAATGCTTTACAAGTAGCTATGGACTATCATGCTCAATTACCATCTCATGATCGGCCGGAGCATACTGCCGGTCGTGAAGGATTCTGGCACTTGATCAAATTAACAGGAACCCCTGAATCTGCTCAAATGCAGTACTTGGTGCGTGATCACGAGCGAGAAAGCTTTGAGTTGCGTAAACAAAGGCTAAAGGCCATTGCTAACGAAATGAATCAAGCTTTTGGAGTAGAACGAATTCAAATCGAGCTCAAAGATGAATATTACAACATGGGAGAAATTCTAAAAAATAATATGTATCCTGTTGATTTAGCCGCTGATGCTTTAAAAGCTTTAGATATTGAGCCTAAGATTGAACCAATTAGAGGTGGAACGGATGGCTCAAAGATAACTTTTCTTGGACTACCAACTCCTAATTTGTTCGCTGGAGGTGAAAATATGCATGGTCGCTATGAATATGTATCGCTACAGGTTATGCAAAAAGCTGTTGATACATTATTAAAAATATCTGAATTGAATATTTTAAAGACAGAGAAGTAG
- a CDS encoding 5' nucleotidase, NT5C type → MLKKPKLFLDMDNTLVDTLPILTASTEQAAKMGLEKPDQIPDIFRHLKPLPGALDSVKILSKYYDLYILSTAPWFNASSWSNKIEWLNEYFGTDEESPFYKRVIMTHDKGLARAEGGILIDDRPYHGAAKWDDEVSGTAWVQFDYNEKMNWMAENGLMHLLIQTAQIFKAQNVSEREALIQASHAMDLSFHGSLEHFEKANWE, encoded by the coding sequence ATGCTTAAAAAGCCTAAATTGTTTTTAGATATGGACAATACGTTGGTGGATACTTTACCCATTTTAACAGCTTCAACTGAACAAGCAGCTAAAATGGGCTTAGAGAAACCTGATCAAATTCCAGATATATTTCGCCATTTAAAACCATTACCTGGTGCTTTGGATAGTGTCAAAATTTTATCTAAGTATTATGATTTATATATTTTATCAACAGCTCCTTGGTTTAATGCAAGTTCATGGTCAAATAAAATTGAATGGTTGAATGAATATTTTGGTACTGATGAAGAAAGCCCGTTCTATAAACGAGTGATCATGACCCATGATAAAGGCCTTGCTAGGGCTGAAGGTGGAATCTTAATTGACGATCGTCCATATCATGGTGCTGCGAAGTGGGATGACGAGGTGAGTGGAACTGCATGGGTTCAATTCGATTATAATGAAAAAATGAATTGGATGGCAGAAAATGGGTTAATGCATCTCTTGATTCAAACAGCTCAAATTTTTAAAGCACAAAACGTTTCTGAGCGCGAGGCCTTAATACAAGCGAGTCACGCAATGGATTTGTCATTTCATGGTTCACTAGAACATTTTGAAAAAGCAAATTGGGAATAA
- the lepA gene encoding translation elongation factor 4: MANRQQFIRNFAIIAHIDHGKSTLADRIMEMTSTVSNRESSAQQLDDLAVEKAHGVTVKSKAVQNYYVDANGDEYQYNLIDTPGHVDFNYEVSRSLSATDGVLLVVDATKGVQAQTVANFRLAKEANLTIIPIVNKIDNNMADVEGTIDQILDLDVDFADQEILKISAKSGLGVDKVLEAIRDRIPAPVGDDNAPLKALVFDSKFDPYKGVVAQVRIFEGQLTSQTSQLFFASQLSATNKEIGIFAPEMLTMNKLSAGDVGYVVTGVKDSNAIKIGDTITNTDNPATKALPGYQAVEPMVYAGLYPKNTDYKELKIAIEKLALNDAAFHYEPEQSEALGMGFRGGFLGIFHLQIIRERLLAEFGLEVLTTMPNSTFKLTLKNQDEPLYVENPIQFPDWSKISKVEEPYVHAKMTLPNEMLNDIMRLAEGRRGILEDLDTLGSMVVATYLMPISEIAYDFFNELKSVSHGFATLSTEVADYDYSDLVKLEIAIDYVNIDALTMITHRLKAERMAQNMVNKLRDLVPRKLQVMPVQAIVEGKVIARENIPPLRKVAAKGSSVSKKQQQLRRTGQSKSNIELPQAVFDALLDLG, translated from the coding sequence ATGGCAAACAGGCAACAATTTATTCGTAATTTTGCAATTATTGCACACATCGATCATGGTAAGTCTACTTTGGCCGATCGAATTATGGAAATGACAAGTACAGTTAGTAATCGTGAATCATCTGCCCAACAATTAGATGATTTAGCAGTCGAAAAAGCTCATGGAGTAACCGTTAAGTCTAAGGCGGTCCAAAACTATTATGTTGATGCAAATGGTGATGAATATCAATATAATTTGATTGATACCCCTGGTCACGTTGATTTTAATTATGAAGTTTCTCGTTCATTATCAGCCACTGATGGTGTGCTACTAGTTGTAGATGCAACTAAGGGTGTTCAGGCTCAAACGGTCGCCAATTTCCGCTTAGCTAAGGAAGCCAATTTAACTATTATTCCTATTGTAAATAAAATTGACAATAATATGGCAGATGTTGAAGGAACTATCGATCAAATTTTAGATCTTGACGTCGATTTTGCTGATCAAGAAATTTTGAAAATTTCAGCTAAAAGTGGTTTAGGCGTTGATAAGGTTTTAGAAGCCATCCGTGATCGTATCCCAGCTCCAGTTGGAGACGATAATGCGCCATTAAAGGCATTAGTTTTTGATTCTAAATTTGACCCTTACAAAGGGGTTGTAGCTCAGGTTAGAATTTTTGAAGGTCAGTTAACCAGCCAAACAAGTCAACTTTTCTTTGCTAGTCAACTAAGCGCGACTAACAAAGAAATTGGGATTTTTGCTCCTGAAATGTTAACTATGAATAAATTATCCGCTGGAGATGTCGGTTATGTTGTAACCGGGGTGAAAGACTCCAATGCAATTAAAATTGGAGATACGATTACGAACACAGATAATCCAGCAACCAAAGCTCTACCTGGTTATCAGGCAGTCGAGCCGATGGTTTATGCTGGTTTGTATCCTAAAAATACCGATTATAAAGAATTAAAAATTGCAATTGAAAAATTGGCATTGAATGATGCTGCCTTTCATTATGAACCCGAACAATCTGAAGCCTTGGGAATGGGATTCCGTGGTGGTTTCTTAGGTATTTTCCATCTTCAAATTATTCGAGAACGTTTACTAGCTGAATTTGGTTTAGAAGTTTTAACAACAATGCCAAATTCAACATTTAAATTAACATTGAAAAATCAAGACGAGCCATTATATGTTGAAAACCCAATTCAATTCCCTGACTGGTCAAAAATTTCCAAGGTTGAGGAACCATATGTTCATGCTAAAATGACTTTGCCAAATGAAATGTTGAATGACATTATGCGCTTAGCCGAAGGACGCCGTGGAATACTAGAAGATCTGGATACATTAGGATCAATGGTTGTTGCCACCTATTTAATGCCAATTTCTGAAATTGCATATGACTTTTTCAATGAATTGAAATCTGTTTCACACGGTTTTGCTACTCTATCAACTGAAGTTGCGGACTATGACTATTCAGATTTAGTTAAATTAGAAATTGCGATTGATTATGTTAATATCGATGCGTTAACTATGATTACACATCGGTTGAAAGCTGAGAGAATGGCCCAAAACATGGTTAATAAATTACGTGATTTAGTACCGCGCAAGTTACAAGTTATGCCAGTACAGGCAATCGTCGAAGGAAAAGTAATCGCACGTGAAAATATCCCACCGCTACGGAAAGTTGCTGCAAAAGGATCTTCGGTTTCTAAGAAACAACAACAACTTCGTCGAACTGGTCAATCTAAATCAAATATCGAGTTACCACAGGCCGTCTTTGACGCTCTATTGGACCTAGGATAA
- the rpsN gene encoding 30S ribosomal protein S14 gives MAKKSKIAKAKKIEATVAKYAAKRAELKAAGDYVGLSKLPRNASPVRMHNRDQLDGRPHAYMREFGMSRLNFRQLAHKGLIPGVQKASW, from the coding sequence ATGGCTAAGAAGTCTAAGATCGCTAAGGCTAAGAAAATTGAAGCAACAGTTGCAAAGTACGCTGCAAAGCGCGCTGAATTGAAAGCTGCTGGAGACTACGTTGGGCTTTCAAAGTTGCCACGTAATGCATCCCCTGTTCGGATGCACAATCGTGATCAACTTGATGGACGTCCTCATGCATATATGCGTGAGTTCGGAATGTCACGTTTGAACTTCCGTCAACTTGCACACAAGGGATTGATTCCTGGTGTACAAAAAGCTTCTTGGTAA
- a CDS encoding dihydrofolate reductase family protein, whose amino-acid sequence MDRSKVIIHMYVSIDGKIDGPHGSAVSSAYYSDELFRMSNADANGRETIQMYAASGHPDLGQYDPEGIEYEDWLPEIKSETWSISFDRKGQCGWEQNYFEYNGHKMHAVEIVTKQASKNYLAFLRSMNIPYIISGEEDFNFEEVLVKLKQHFTIDTLAVCGGAVIDGAFLKAHVVDEISLVVAPHVDGNAIQKAAFDTLGTQVNDKFSFVSAKPLSDGGVHLLFKKDVE is encoded by the coding sequence ATGGATCGTAGTAAAGTAATCATTCACATGTATGTTTCAATTGATGGTAAAATTGACGGGCCTCATGGTAGCGCAGTATCAAGTGCTTATTATTCGGATGAACTCTTCCGAATGAGTAATGCTGATGCAAACGGAAGAGAAACAATTCAAATGTATGCTGCTTCAGGTCATCCTGATCTAGGTCAGTATGATCCTGAAGGGATTGAATATGAGGATTGGCTACCGGAGATTAAATCAGAAACTTGGTCTATTTCTTTTGATCGAAAGGGGCAATGTGGTTGGGAACAAAATTATTTTGAATATAATGGGCATAAAATGCATGCTGTTGAAATTGTGACCAAACAAGCCAGTAAAAACTATTTAGCCTTTCTACGCTCAATGAATATTCCTTATATTATTAGCGGGGAGGAAGACTTTAATTTCGAAGAAGTATTGGTTAAATTAAAACAACACTTTACCATTGATACCTTGGCTGTTTGTGGTGGTGCTGTCATTGATGGTGCCTTTTTGAAAGCGCATGTCGTAGACGAAATTTCATTAGTGGTGGCACCTCATGTGGATGGTAACGCTATTCAAAAGGCAGCTTTTGATACCTTAGGAACCCAAGTTAATGATAAATTTAGCTTTGTTAGTGCTAAACCATTATCTGATGGTGGGGTTCATTTGTTATTTAAAAAAGATGTTGAATAA
- the fba gene encoding class II fructose-1,6-bisphosphate aldolase: protein MTIMNAKQMIQNAREQQYAISAFNTNNLEWTQAILRVAKERQAPTLMAISMGAVKYMGGFKVVANLVRNLDEAMEIDVPIAIHLDHGTFEGAKEAIDAGFTSVMFDGSNLPLAENLTKTAEIVELAKKSNVSVEAEVGSIGGEEDGVVGDGEIAPIDDAIQMAQTGIDFLAAGIGNIHGQYPENWNGLHLDHLSELSTAVSNAVHHPMPIVLHGGSGIPDDQIKQAIQLGVAKVNVNTEAQLAFHQGIRDYVLSNKDLEGKNYDPRKFLKPGFSAIEQALNERIDVFGNANKA from the coding sequence ATGACGATTATGAATGCAAAACAAATGATTCAAAATGCTCGTGAACAGCAATATGCTATTAGTGCATTTAATACTAATAATTTAGAATGGACACAAGCAATCCTTCGCGTCGCTAAAGAACGTCAAGCTCCAACTTTAATGGCCATTTCAATGGGTGCAGTTAAGTATATGGGTGGTTTTAAAGTAGTTGCCAACTTGGTTCGGAATCTAGATGAAGCAATGGAGATTGATGTTCCCATTGCTATTCATCTGGATCATGGAACATTTGAGGGTGCTAAAGAAGCGATTGATGCCGGATTCACTTCAGTTATGTTTGACGGATCAAACTTACCACTTGCTGAAAATTTGACTAAAACTGCTGAAATTGTTGAATTAGCTAAGAAATCAAATGTGTCAGTTGAAGCCGAAGTTGGTTCAATCGGTGGTGAAGAAGATGGGGTCGTTGGTGATGGTGAAATTGCTCCGATTGATGATGCTATTCAGATGGCCCAGACTGGGATTGATTTCTTAGCTGCTGGAATTGGTAACATTCATGGCCAGTATCCTGAAAATTGGAATGGTTTACACTTGGATCATTTATCTGAGCTCTCAACAGCTGTTTCAAACGCGGTTCATCATCCCATGCCAATTGTATTACATGGTGGTTCTGGGATTCCGGATGATCAAATCAAACAAGCTATTCAATTAGGGGTGGCTAAAGTCAACGTTAATACTGAAGCACAATTGGCTTTCCATCAAGGTATTCGTGATTATGTTCTTTCAAATAAAGATTTGGAAGGCAAAAACTATGATCCTCGTAAGTTCTTGAAGCCTGGGTTTTCAGCTATTGAACAAGCATTAAATGAGCGGATTGATGTTTTTGGTAATGCAAATAAGGCTTAA
- the rpmG gene encoding 50S ribosomal protein L33, translating into MRINILLEAAETGERIYLTSKNRRNTPDRLELKKYSPKLRKVTTFKEVK; encoded by the coding sequence ATGCGCATTAACATTTTGTTAGAAGCCGCCGAAACAGGTGAGCGTATCTATCTAACTTCTAAGAATCGTCGTAACACGCCCGACCGTTTGGAGTTAAAGAAGTATTCTCCAAAGTTGCGCAAAGTTACCACATTCAAGGAGGTTAAGTAA
- a CDS encoding Nif3-like dinuclear metal center hexameric protein, which yields MKAQKLITAIEELAPLNLAWERDVVGIQVGSSQQDIHRVMTTLDVRPEVVAEAIEKHVDFIFSHHPLMFHAAKNLDLEDPQNQMYADLLKNNITVYSAHTNLDAAKDGMNDWLAEALGIKNTKPLLPDKGDPNSGLGRIGELDHPISVQKYAQSIRELFNVKAVRVIANDLKRSIQKIAVIGGDGGSEYLVAQQSGADALITADLYYHTGHDVLSHDFIVIDPDHHMESIVKDQMVKQIKRWQQTKKWDLVDVFSSQVNTDPYTYI from the coding sequence ATGAAAGCTCAAAAGCTAATCACAGCTATTGAAGAACTAGCTCCATTAAATTTAGCATGGGAGAGAGATGTCGTTGGAATTCAAGTGGGAAGTTCCCAACAAGATATCCATCGTGTCATGACAACCTTAGATGTTCGCCCCGAGGTAGTTGCTGAAGCAATTGAGAAACATGTTGATTTTATCTTTTCACATCATCCCCTTATGTTTCATGCAGCTAAAAATTTAGATTTAGAAGATCCTCAAAACCAAATGTATGCTGATTTATTGAAAAATAATATTACTGTTTATAGCGCACACACTAATTTAGATGCAGCTAAAGATGGAATGAATGATTGGCTTGCTGAAGCTTTAGGCATAAAAAATACTAAGCCTTTATTACCAGACAAGGGAGATCCAAATAGTGGTTTAGGACGAATTGGAGAGTTAGATCATCCAATCAGTGTTCAAAAATATGCTCAATCTATTCGTGAATTATTTAATGTCAAGGCAGTCCGAGTCATCGCAAATGATTTGAAGCGATCTATTCAAAAAATTGCTGTTATTGGTGGTGATGGTGGTTCAGAATACTTAGTTGCTCAACAAAGTGGGGCTGATGCATTAATTACCGCTGATCTTTACTACCATACGGGACATGATGTCTTGTCTCATGACTTTATTGTTATTGATCCTGATCATCATATGGAGTCAATCGTCAAGGATCAAATGGTCAAACAGATTAAACGCTGGCAGCAAACTAAGAAATGGGATCTAGTTGATGTTTTTAGTTCACAGGTTAATACGGATCCATATACTTATATTTAA